The proteins below are encoded in one region of Bosea sp. BIWAKO-01:
- the proS gene encoding proline--tRNA ligase: MRLSRYFLPILRDTPKEAEIVSHRLMLRAGMIRQQSAGIYSWLPLGLRVLNKINAVVREEQNRSGAIEVLMPTIQSADLWRESGRYDAYGKEMLRIKDRHDRDMLYGPTNEEMITDIFRSYVKSYKDLPLNLYHIQWKFRDEVRPRFGVMRGREFLMKDAYSFDLDQAGARHAYNRMFTAYLRTFARLGLKAIPMRADTGPIGGDLSHEFIVLASTGESEVFCHKDYLSFETPKLDTDFDSVDGLQAIVDKWTSLYAATEEMHDKAAFDAVPAGQQLSARGIEVGHIFYFGTKYSEPMGATVTGPDGQQVPVHMGSYGIGPSRLVAALIEAGHDDAGIVWPDEIAPFDIAVLNLKTGDAATDGACEQLYSALSAKGYDTLYDDTDGRPGAKFATADLIGVPWQVIVGPKGLAEGKVEIKRRAGGERELVSLAAALERFPGRSA; encoded by the coding sequence ATGCGCCTTTCCCGCTATTTCCTGCCGATCCTGCGTGACACGCCCAAGGAAGCCGAGATCGTCTCGCATCGCTTGATGCTGCGCGCCGGCATGATCCGCCAGCAATCGGCAGGAATCTACTCGTGGCTGCCACTTGGCCTGCGGGTGCTCAACAAGATCAACGCGGTGGTGCGCGAGGAGCAGAATCGTTCGGGCGCCATCGAGGTTCTGATGCCGACCATTCAGTCGGCCGATCTCTGGCGCGAGAGTGGGCGGTACGACGCTTATGGCAAGGAGATGCTGCGCATCAAGGACCGGCACGACCGCGACATGCTGTACGGGCCGACCAACGAGGAGATGATCACCGACATCTTCCGGTCCTATGTGAAGTCCTACAAAGACCTGCCGCTCAATCTCTACCATATCCAGTGGAAGTTCCGGGACGAGGTCAGGCCGCGCTTTGGCGTGATGCGCGGGCGCGAATTCCTGATGAAGGACGCCTATTCCTTCGATCTCGACCAGGCCGGCGCGCGGCATGCCTATAACCGCATGTTCACCGCCTATCTGAGAACCTTCGCCCGGCTCGGCCTGAAGGCGATTCCGATGCGCGCCGATACGGGCCCGATCGGTGGCGACCTCAGCCACGAGTTCATCGTCCTCGCGTCCACCGGCGAGAGCGAGGTGTTCTGCCACAAGGACTATCTCAGCTTCGAGACGCCGAAGCTCGACACCGACTTCGATAGCGTCGACGGGTTGCAGGCCATCGTCGACAAATGGACGAGCCTCTACGCTGCGACCGAGGAGATGCACGACAAGGCGGCATTCGACGCGGTTCCCGCCGGCCAGCAACTGTCGGCGCGCGGCATCGAGGTCGGGCATATCTTCTATTTCGGCACGAAGTATTCCGAGCCGATGGGAGCGACGGTGACCGGGCCGGACGGGCAACAGGTGCCGGTGCATATGGGCTCTTATGGCATTGGCCCGAGCCGTCTCGTCGCAGCATTGATCGAGGCCGGTCACGACGATGCCGGCATCGTCTGGCCGGACGAGATCGCACCGTTCGACATCGCGGTTCTGAACCTGAAGACCGGTGACGCCGCGACCGATGGCGCCTGCGAGCAACTCTACAGCGCGCTCTCCGCCAAGGGCTATGACACGCTCTATGATGATACAGACGGCCGGCCAGGCGCCAAGTTCGCGACGGCAGACCTGATCGGCGTGCCGTGGCAGGTCATCGTCGGGCCAAAGGGACTGGCTGAGGGCAAGGTGGAAATCAAACGCCGCGCCGGCGGAGAGCGCGAACTCGTCTCGCTCGCGGCTGCGCTGGAACGCTTCCCGGGCCGCTCGGCTTGA
- the coaD gene encoding pantetheine-phosphate adenylyltransferase, with product MSRTAFYPGSFDPITNGHADVIAGACRLCDRLVLAIGVHPGKAPIFSADERAHLLREVASPIAAAAKVVIEVVTFDYLAVQAARKAGATIMIRGLRDATDFDYEMQLSGMNQAMVPELQTVFLPASARTRHITSTLVRQIASMGGDVSAFVPSAVSGQLKAKFPTR from the coding sequence CTGGATCCTTCGACCCGATCACGAATGGCCATGCCGATGTGATCGCTGGCGCTTGCCGGCTATGCGACAGGCTGGTGCTCGCTATTGGAGTCCACCCGGGCAAGGCCCCGATCTTCTCGGCGGACGAGCGCGCTCATCTGCTGCGGGAGGTTGCAAGCCCGATTGCCGCTGCGGCCAAAGTCGTGATCGAAGTCGTGACCTTCGACTACCTCGCCGTTCAGGCGGCCAGGAAAGCAGGTGCGACCATCATGATTCGCGGCCTGCGTGACGCGACCGATTTCGACTACGAGATGCAGCTTTCCGGCATGAACCAGGCCATGGTGCCCGAGTTGCAGACCGTGTTTCTGCCGGCTTCCGCGAGGACGCGCCACATCACGTCGACGCTTGTGCGGCAGATCGCCTCCATGGGGGGCGATGTCTCGGCTTTCGTGCCATCGGCGGTCAGTGGCCAACTCAAGGCGAAGTTCCCGACGCGCTGA